One Cololabis saira isolate AMF1-May2022 chromosome 12, fColSai1.1, whole genome shotgun sequence DNA window includes the following coding sequences:
- the LOC133456896 gene encoding sodium-coupled neutral amino acid transporter 3-like isoform X1 — MSRPYEHVNSPQSHPSAADSRSKFVSVFLFLERKRSASTRDITRNLKPLFSAALPPNCLLPRLLPLPNLSPSCSSLCFSAGLQKSPTIQDKPAQTAPLIPGGDPNGGPVCSRADTPTRFSRSHTAIPLGLGYKEKAHRPPGAAVNMELQKLSNGTHHEAAMPVETGVSPEEETFLPHKDDGSKRPQFTDFEGKTSFGMSVFNLSNAIMGSGILGLSYAMSNTGIVLFLILLTCIACLSCYSVHLLLRSAGVVGIRAYEQLGFRAFGHPGKIIAGVIITLHNIGAMSSYLFIVKNELPLVIQAFLGQTSASDNWFMNGNYLIIIVTASIILPLALMKHLGYLGYTSGFSLSCMVFFLSAVIYKRFNIPCPLEVFGNHSVIADISEDMCTAKFFTINQETAYTIPILAFAFVCHPEVLPIYTELSNPTKRRMQNIGNVSILGMFIMYFFTAIFGYLTFYANTEAELLHTYSKVDPLDTLILCVRLAVLVAVTLTVPVVLFPIRRALLQLLFPGKPFHWLRHVLIALCLLFAVNVFVILVPNIRDIFGITGATTAPTLIFILPGLFYIRIIPTSLEPMKSRPKIQAACFASLGFIFMIMSLTFIGIDWMSGERRNLGGH; from the exons ATGAGCAGGCCATACGAGCATGTGAATTCCCCACAGAGCCATCCATCAGCTGCAGACAGTCGCAGTAAGTtcgtttctgtttttcttttcttggaaAGGAAGAGGAGTGCCTCCACGCGTGACATCACAAGAAACCTGAAACCGTTATTTTCAGCAGCCCTCCCTCCCAACTGCCTGCTCCCACGTTTGCTCCCTCTCCCCAACCTTTCCCCGAGCTGCTCTAGTCTGTGCTTCTCAGCTGGGCTCCAAAAAAGCCCAACAATTCAAGACAAGCCTGCCCAAACTGCACCTCTGATCCCAGGAGGTGACCCAAACGGTGGCCCCGTGTGCTCCCGGGCTGACACCCCGACCCGCTTCTCGAG aaGTCACACAGCAATACCACTTGGACTTGGTTACAAAGAAAAAGCCCATCGACCTCCTGGAGCTGCCGtgaacatggagctgcagaaacTGTCCAATGGGACTCACCATGAAGCTGCCATGCCTGTGGAGACAGG AGTCTCTCCAGAGGAAGAAACCTTCCTTCCTCACAAAGACGATGGTTCAAAGAGACCTCAGTTCACAGAC TTTGAGGGAAAAACCTCCTTTGGGATGTCTGTTTTCAACCTGAGCAACGCTATCATGGGCAGCGGCATCCTGGGACTGTCGTACGCCATGTCGAACACCGGCATCGTCCTTTTCCT GATCCTGCTCACATGCATTGCCTGCCTTTCTTGTTATTCCGTCCATCTGCTGCTACGCAGCGCTGGAGTTGTGG GTATTCGTGCTTATGAGCAGCTGGGTTTCAGAGCCTTTGGTCACCCGGGAAAGATTATAGCAGGCGTCATCATAACGCTTCACAACATTGGAG CCATGTCAAGCTACCTGTTCATCGTTAAGAACGAGTTACCGCTGGTCATCCAAGCCTTTCTTGGTCAGACATCTGCCTCGGA CAACTGGTTCATGAATGGAAATTACCTCATCATCATCGTTACAGCCAGCATCATCCTCCCACTGGCCTTGATGAAGCACCTGG GGTATCTGGGATACACCAGTGgcttctctctctcctgcatggTCTTCTTTCTCTCTGCG GTAATCTACAAGAGATTTAACATCCCATGTCCTCTAGAAGTGTTTGGCAACCACTCTGTGATAGCAGACATCTCTGAGGACATGTGCACAGCCAAATTCTTTACCATCAACCAGGAG ACTGCATACACCATCCCCATCCTGgcttttgcttttgtttgtcaCCCAGAGGTGCTTCCCATCTATACAGAACTGAGCAA CCCAACGAAGCGAAGGATGCAGAATATTGGCAACGTTTCCATCCTGGGCATGTTCATCATGTATTTCTTCACTGCCATTTTTGGCTATCTGACCTTCTACG cgaACACGGAGGCCGAGCTCCTCCACACCTACAGCAAAGTTGATCCTCTGGACACCTTGATCCTGTGTGTCCGGCTGGCTGTCCTGGTGGCCGTTACTCTGACTGTACCCGTGGTCTTGTTTCCA ATCCGCCGTGCCCTCTTGCAGCTTCTGTTTCCTGGCAAACCCTTCCACTGGTTACGTCACGTCCTCATCGCTCTGTGTCTGCTATTTGCCGTCAACGTCTTTGTCATCCTGGTTCCCAACATTCGAGACATTTTTGGCATTACAG GGGCAACCACCGCTCCCACCTTGATTTTCATCCTGCCCGGGCTGTTCTACATCCGCATCATCCCTACCAGCCTGGAGCCAATGAAGTCCAGACCAAAGATTCAG GCTGCGTGTTTCGCCTCATTGGGTTTCATATTCATGATCATGAGTCTGACGTTCATCGGGATCGACTGGATGAGCGGCGAAAGGCGAAATCTTGGTGGCCACTGA
- the LOC133456896 gene encoding sodium-coupled neutral amino acid transporter 3-like isoform X2, with amino-acid sequence MELQKLSNGTHHEAAMPVETGVSPEEETFLPHKDDGSKRPQFTDFEGKTSFGMSVFNLSNAIMGSGILGLSYAMSNTGIVLFLILLTCIACLSCYSVHLLLRSAGVVGIRAYEQLGFRAFGHPGKIIAGVIITLHNIGAMSSYLFIVKNELPLVIQAFLGQTSASDNWFMNGNYLIIIVTASIILPLALMKHLGYLGYTSGFSLSCMVFFLSAVIYKRFNIPCPLEVFGNHSVIADISEDMCTAKFFTINQETAYTIPILAFAFVCHPEVLPIYTELSNPTKRRMQNIGNVSILGMFIMYFFTAIFGYLTFYANTEAELLHTYSKVDPLDTLILCVRLAVLVAVTLTVPVVLFPIRRALLQLLFPGKPFHWLRHVLIALCLLFAVNVFVILVPNIRDIFGITGATTAPTLIFILPGLFYIRIIPTSLEPMKSRPKIQAACFASLGFIFMIMSLTFIGIDWMSGERRNLGGH; translated from the exons atggagctgcagaaacTGTCCAATGGGACTCACCATGAAGCTGCCATGCCTGTGGAGACAGG AGTCTCTCCAGAGGAAGAAACCTTCCTTCCTCACAAAGACGATGGTTCAAAGAGACCTCAGTTCACAGAC TTTGAGGGAAAAACCTCCTTTGGGATGTCTGTTTTCAACCTGAGCAACGCTATCATGGGCAGCGGCATCCTGGGACTGTCGTACGCCATGTCGAACACCGGCATCGTCCTTTTCCT GATCCTGCTCACATGCATTGCCTGCCTTTCTTGTTATTCCGTCCATCTGCTGCTACGCAGCGCTGGAGTTGTGG GTATTCGTGCTTATGAGCAGCTGGGTTTCAGAGCCTTTGGTCACCCGGGAAAGATTATAGCAGGCGTCATCATAACGCTTCACAACATTGGAG CCATGTCAAGCTACCTGTTCATCGTTAAGAACGAGTTACCGCTGGTCATCCAAGCCTTTCTTGGTCAGACATCTGCCTCGGA CAACTGGTTCATGAATGGAAATTACCTCATCATCATCGTTACAGCCAGCATCATCCTCCCACTGGCCTTGATGAAGCACCTGG GGTATCTGGGATACACCAGTGgcttctctctctcctgcatggTCTTCTTTCTCTCTGCG GTAATCTACAAGAGATTTAACATCCCATGTCCTCTAGAAGTGTTTGGCAACCACTCTGTGATAGCAGACATCTCTGAGGACATGTGCACAGCCAAATTCTTTACCATCAACCAGGAG ACTGCATACACCATCCCCATCCTGgcttttgcttttgtttgtcaCCCAGAGGTGCTTCCCATCTATACAGAACTGAGCAA CCCAACGAAGCGAAGGATGCAGAATATTGGCAACGTTTCCATCCTGGGCATGTTCATCATGTATTTCTTCACTGCCATTTTTGGCTATCTGACCTTCTACG cgaACACGGAGGCCGAGCTCCTCCACACCTACAGCAAAGTTGATCCTCTGGACACCTTGATCCTGTGTGTCCGGCTGGCTGTCCTGGTGGCCGTTACTCTGACTGTACCCGTGGTCTTGTTTCCA ATCCGCCGTGCCCTCTTGCAGCTTCTGTTTCCTGGCAAACCCTTCCACTGGTTACGTCACGTCCTCATCGCTCTGTGTCTGCTATTTGCCGTCAACGTCTTTGTCATCCTGGTTCCCAACATTCGAGACATTTTTGGCATTACAG GGGCAACCACCGCTCCCACCTTGATTTTCATCCTGCCCGGGCTGTTCTACATCCGCATCATCCCTACCAGCCTGGAGCCAATGAAGTCCAGACCAAAGATTCAG GCTGCGTGTTTCGCCTCATTGGGTTTCATATTCATGATCATGAGTCTGACGTTCATCGGGATCGACTGGATGAGCGGCGAAAGGCGAAATCTTGGTGGCCACTGA